The Fusobacterium sp. IOR10 genome has a segment encoding these proteins:
- a CDS encoding EFR1 family ferrodoxin (N-terminal region resembles flavodoxins. C-terminal ferrodoxin region binds two 4Fe-4S clusters.) has product MCKEIQTVNVFYFSPTQTTKTVVQNIALGTNLKINDKDLTFVEKDVKDYKFSEKDLVIVGVPVYAGRTPKVVRKALSKIKGNKTPIVLVAVYGNRHYDDTLIEMKDIFVENGFKVVGAGAFLGEHSYTDKVATGRPNKEDTEKAFNFGKQIVEKIKKAKTIENIEVPGNRPYKKDGEKKNIAPLPNENCKGCNVCSEVCPTGAISKENTGIVDVEKCIQCCACIKICNFNGREFKGNPLEKSINFLETECDKYKKIELFI; this is encoded by the coding sequence ATGTGTAAGGAAATTCAAACTGTAAATGTTTTTTATTTTAGTCCTACCCAAACAACAAAAACTGTTGTTCAAAATATTGCCCTTGGAACAAATTTGAAAATAAATGATAAGGATTTAACCTTTGTGGAAAAAGATGTAAAGGACTATAAATTCTCTGAAAAGGATTTAGTTATAGTGGGAGTACCTGTTTATGCTGGAAGAACTCCAAAAGTTGTTAGAAAGGCTTTAAGTAAAATAAAAGGAAATAAAACTCCAATTGTTTTAGTAGCAGTATACGGCAATAGACATTATGATGATACATTAATAGAAATGAAAGACATTTTTGTGGAAAATGGATTTAAAGTTGTTGGAGCAGGAGCATTTTTAGGAGAACATTCTTACACTGATAAAGTAGCTACAGGGCGTCCAAATAAGGAAGACACAGAAAAAGCCTTTAATTTTGGGAAACAAATTGTTGAAAAAATAAAAAAAGCTAAAACAATTGAAAACATAGAAGTTCCAGGAAATAGACCTTATAAAAAAGATGGAGAAAAAAAGAATATTGCTCCTTTACCAAATGAAAATTGTAAAGGATGTAATGTTTGCTCTGAGGTTTGCCCCACTGGAGCCATTTCCAAAGAAAATACAGGAATAGTTGATGTTGAAAAATGTATTCAATGTTGTGCCTGCATAAAAATATGTAATTTTAATGGAAGAGAATTTAAAGGAAATCCATTGGAAAAATCAATAAATTTTTTAGAAACAGAATGTGATAAATATAAAAAAATAGAGTTATTTATATAA
- the hydF gene encoding [FeFe] hydrogenase H-cluster maturation GTPase HydF: METTPNSNRFKITIIGSTNAGKSSLLNAITDQEISIVSDVKGTTTDSVKKAMEFLPFGPVLFIDTAGFNDDSKLGTLRTEKTIKEIRSSDFVIYVIDGRNFNLKLYNENILILKKYSIPYINVVTREEKLNLIQKKEIKKLIKNCFFVNTNDRSSILNFKEILLENLNVLESEPGLLDGISSYGDTIVMVIPIDSEAPKGRLILPQVQLLRAALDKGVKSIVCRDTELEEILNEKKRTDISLIITDSQIFKKVDKMVNDKFPLTSFSIIFARQKGDLKKLISGIEKINSLKDGAQILISENCTHNTSHEDIGRVKIPKLLERKTGKKFRFSFSAGKDFPKDLKKYDLVIHCGACMITKKNMEIRINECEEENVEITNYGLILAYLSGILEKSINSILEYKQ; this comes from the coding sequence ATGGAGACCACTCCAAATTCAAATAGATTTAAAATAACAATAATAGGATCTACAAATGCTGGGAAATCTTCACTTCTAAATGCAATTACAGATCAAGAAATATCAATAGTTTCAGATGTAAAAGGAACAACTACAGACTCTGTAAAAAAAGCTATGGAATTTTTACCTTTTGGCCCTGTATTATTTATAGATACAGCTGGTTTTAATGATGATTCTAAATTAGGGACTTTAAGAACAGAAAAAACGATAAAAGAAATCAGAAGTTCAGATTTCGTTATTTACGTTATTGATGGAAGGAATTTTAATTTAAAATTATACAATGAAAATATTTTAATTTTAAAGAAATACTCAATTCCATATATAAATGTTGTAACAAGAGAAGAAAAGTTAAATTTAATACAAAAGAAAGAAATAAAAAAATTAATTAAAAATTGTTTCTTTGTAAATACAAATGATAGAAGTTCTATTTTAAATTTTAAAGAAATATTGTTGGAAAATTTAAATGTATTAGAATCAGAACCAGGATTATTAGATGGAATATCAAGTTATGGAGATACTATAGTTATGGTCATTCCAATAGATTCAGAAGCTCCAAAGGGAAGGTTAATTCTTCCTCAAGTTCAATTATTGAGAGCAGCTTTAGATAAGGGAGTTAAAAGTATAGTCTGTAGAGATACAGAATTAGAAGAGATACTAAATGAAAAGAAAAGAACTGATATTTCTTTGATAATAACTGATTCTCAAATATTTAAAAAAGTTGATAAAATGGTCAATGATAAATTTCCTTTAACTAGTTTTTCTATAATTTTCGCTAGGCAAAAGGGAGATTTAAAAAAATTAATTTCAGGAATAGAAAAAATTAATAGTTTGAAAGATGGAGCTCAAATTTTAATATCTGAAAATTGCACGCATAATACTTCCCACGAAGATATAGGAAGAGTAAAAATTCCTAAATTATTAGAAAGAAAAACAGGGAAAAAATTTCGTTTTAGTTTTTCAGCTGGGAAAGATTTCCCGAAAGATCTAAAAAAGTATGATTTAGTAATTCATTGTGGAGCTTGCATGATTACAAAAAAAAATATGGAGATTAGAATTAACGAGTGTGAAGAAGAAAATGTTGAAATTACAAATTATGGATTAATTTTAGCATATTTATCAGGGATTTTAGAAAAATCAATAAACTCAATTTTAGAATACAAACAATAA